In a single window of the Terriglobus roseus genome:
- the uvrA gene encoding excinuclease ABC subunit UvrA, whose translation MVPSDVPLQSSKAALKTVSPNENIVIRGARTHNLKGIDVDIPHNMLTVVSGVSGSGKSSLAFDTVYAEGQRRYVESLSAYARQFLERIEKPDVDHMDGLAPAIAIKQKNQTRNPRSTVATATEIYDYMRLLYARCGTVTCLHCGGIVKRDTVDEIAASILALGDDTRLFALFPIERRPIVLEPMQDFALPVEEAPAKPAAKPKKLSTRKVKAVEAAPVSDPSDPMRERLVELRRRGYNRLFQNGNIVEFSTPESLLELNFSEPIYVLADRLAVSAEVRARIVDAIETGYRESGEIVFLTAPRDGSEPQRIRFSSAFECTNCHRAYRDPEPRLFSFNNPFGACPRCQGFGNTIDFDPDLIIPDKGKSLDDGAIDPWTKPKYREFHGMMKRFATASSIPTKTAWYDLTPAQQNAIWDGGSGFIGIRGFFRSLDSKKYKLHVRVFLSKYRGYAPCPDCRGQRLRAEARAVLLNDKNICEAAALTITGARIFFEGLELSPAQTEIAGKILEEVRQRIGFLEQVGLEYLTLDRLSSTLSGGESQRIQLASSLGSRLVGALYVLDEPSIGLHSRDTAKLIKIMHELRDLGNTVLVVEHDPDVILAADRLVDLGPGAGELGGELLAIGTVEQVKNDPKSITGKYLSGRTRIPVPQERREPTRELLKLKGARIHNLRGVDLEIPLGMLTVVTGVSGSGKSTIVHQVLHRALQHALGVEGASGDVTQLYRELTGTHFLREVVLVDQSPIGRTPRSNPVTYIKAFDAIRELFAAQPDSRRKNYTGGSFSFNVPGGRCDTCEGDGTVTVEMQFLADIELPCEECGGSRYKPGILDVKYKNKNIHDVLNMTVKDAVHYFAGNPKIVERLQVLDEVGLGYVRLGQSATTLSGGEAQRVKLASHLANIRTGTRGGETKKAASRVLYILDEPTTGLHFADVATLLQAFRKLIEGGGSLLVIEHNMDIIKCADWVIDMGPEGGAAGGQVVAVGTPEEIAKVPGSYTGQWLAPVLE comes from the coding sequence ATGGTGCCGAGTGACGTTCCGTTGCAAAGCAGCAAGGCGGCACTGAAGACTGTTTCGCCCAACGAGAACATCGTCATCCGCGGTGCGCGCACCCATAACCTCAAGGGCATCGACGTCGATATCCCGCACAACATGCTGACTGTCGTCAGCGGTGTATCGGGTTCCGGCAAGTCTTCGCTCGCCTTCGATACCGTCTACGCGGAGGGCCAACGTCGTTACGTCGAATCGCTCTCCGCCTACGCGCGGCAGTTCCTCGAGCGCATCGAGAAGCCGGACGTCGATCACATGGACGGCCTTGCGCCGGCCATCGCGATCAAGCAGAAGAACCAGACGCGCAATCCGCGCTCCACTGTCGCCACAGCCACCGAAATTTACGACTACATGCGGCTGCTGTACGCACGCTGCGGTACCGTCACCTGCCTGCACTGCGGCGGCATCGTCAAGCGCGACACCGTCGATGAGATCGCCGCCAGCATCCTCGCACTCGGCGATGACACACGCCTCTTCGCGCTCTTCCCTATCGAGCGCCGGCCCATCGTGCTGGAGCCCATGCAGGACTTCGCCCTGCCCGTGGAAGAAGCACCCGCGAAGCCTGCGGCCAAGCCGAAGAAGCTCTCCACAAGGAAAGTCAAGGCAGTCGAAGCCGCGCCCGTCAGCGACCCTTCGGACCCGATGCGCGAGCGCCTGGTGGAACTTCGGCGTCGTGGCTACAACCGCCTCTTCCAGAACGGCAACATCGTTGAGTTCTCCACGCCGGAATCGCTGCTGGAGCTGAACTTCTCCGAACCGATCTACGTCCTTGCCGACCGCCTCGCCGTCAGTGCGGAAGTACGCGCACGCATCGTCGACGCCATCGAAACCGGTTATCGCGAAAGCGGCGAGATCGTCTTCCTTACCGCGCCTCGCGACGGCTCCGAGCCGCAGCGCATCCGCTTCTCCTCCGCCTTCGAGTGCACCAACTGCCACCGCGCCTACCGCGATCCGGAGCCGCGCCTCTTCAGCTTCAACAATCCCTTTGGCGCCTGCCCGCGCTGCCAGGGCTTCGGCAACACCATCGACTTCGATCCAGACCTCATCATCCCGGACAAGGGAAAGTCGCTGGACGACGGCGCCATCGATCCATGGACCAAGCCCAAGTACCGCGAGTTCCACGGCATGATGAAGCGCTTCGCTACTGCGAGCAGCATCCCCACGAAGACCGCTTGGTACGACCTGACGCCCGCACAGCAGAACGCCATCTGGGACGGAGGCAGTGGCTTCATCGGCATCCGCGGCTTCTTCCGTTCGCTCGACTCGAAGAAGTACAAACTGCACGTCCGCGTCTTCCTCTCGAAGTACCGCGGCTACGCCCCGTGCCCGGACTGCCGCGGCCAGCGTCTACGCGCGGAAGCCCGCGCCGTGCTGCTGAACGACAAGAACATCTGCGAGGCCGCTGCGCTCACCATCACCGGCGCACGCATCTTCTTTGAAGGTCTGGAGCTCTCACCCGCGCAGACAGAGATCGCCGGCAAGATCCTCGAAGAGGTACGCCAGCGCATCGGCTTCCTCGAACAGGTTGGCCTGGAGTACCTCACACTCGACCGCCTCTCCTCCACACTCAGTGGCGGCGAATCACAGCGTATCCAGCTCGCCTCGTCACTGGGCTCACGACTCGTCGGCGCGCTCTATGTCCTCGACGAGCCATCCATCGGCCTGCACTCCCGCGACACCGCAAAGCTGATCAAGATCATGCATGAGTTGCGTGATCTCGGGAACACCGTGCTCGTCGTCGAGCATGATCCAGACGTGATCCTCGCGGCGGATCGCCTGGTTGATCTCGGTCCCGGCGCCGGTGAACTCGGCGGCGAATTGCTTGCCATCGGCACAGTGGAACAGGTCAAGAACGATCCCAAGTCCATCACCGGCAAGTACCTCTCGGGTCGCACACGCATCCCCGTGCCGCAGGAACGGCGCGAACCAACCCGCGAGCTCCTGAAGCTGAAGGGCGCGCGCATTCACAACCTGCGTGGCGTCGACCTTGAGATTCCGTTAGGCATGTTAACCGTCGTCACCGGCGTCAGCGGCAGTGGCAAGAGCACCATCGTGCACCAGGTACTCCATCGCGCGCTGCAGCATGCACTCGGAGTCGAAGGCGCCAGCGGCGATGTCACGCAGCTCTATCGCGAACTGACCGGCACACACTTCCTGCGCGAAGTCGTGCTCGTCGACCAGTCCCCTATCGGCCGCACACCACGCTCGAATCCCGTCACGTACATCAAGGCTTTCGACGCCATCCGCGAGCTCTTCGCAGCGCAACCGGACTCGCGCCGCAAGAACTACACGGGCGGCAGCTTCAGCTTCAACGTACCCGGCGGCCGCTGCGATACCTGCGAAGGCGACGGCACCGTCACGGTCGAGATGCAGTTCCTCGCCGACATCGAACTGCCCTGCGAGGAGTGCGGCGGCTCGCGCTACAAGCCCGGCATCCTCGATGTGAAGTACAAGAACAAGAACATCCACGACGTCCTGAACATGACGGTGAAGGATGCCGTCCACTACTTCGCCGGCAACCCGAAGATCGTCGAGCGCCTGCAGGTGCTCGACGAAGTCGGTCTTGGCTACGTGCGCCTCGGCCAGTCCGCAACGACACTCAGCGGCGGCGAAGCGCAGCGCGTCAAGCTGGCGTCGCACCTCGCGAACATCCGCACCGGCACGCGCGGCGGCGAGACCAAGAAGGCCGCCAGCCGTGTCCTTTACATCCTTGATGAACCCACGACCGGCCTGCACTTCGCCGACGTCGCAACGCTGCTGCAGGCCTTCCGCAAACTCATCGAAGGCGGCGGTTCCCTCCTCGTCATCGAGCACAACATGGACATCATCAAGTGCGCCGACTGGGTCATCGACATGGGACCCGAGGGTGGCGCAGCGGGTGGGCAGGTCGTCGCCGTGGGTACGCCGGAAGAGATCGCAAAGGTCCCGGGCTCGTACACCGGCCAGTGGCTTGCTCCGGTACTCGAGTGA
- the lspA gene encoding signal peptidase II — protein sequence MSHLHTEAKPRSDARPWLLLIAVVVVILDRLSKIMVAKHITMGSGKVIIPHVFRITHVLNTGAAFSMFAESASPLAVRVGLIIFSVVAALAVLFMLVRYGKHWSAASVGFALVLGGAIGNLYDRAVLHYVIDFLEVHIGTYHWPDFNVADSAISVGAVLLLVEMIWPSETAESASTGDANGDVLGA from the coding sequence ATGAGCCACTTGCATACCGAAGCGAAGCCCCGTTCCGATGCACGGCCATGGCTGCTGCTGATCGCCGTGGTCGTGGTGATCCTCGATCGTCTCTCGAAGATTATGGTGGCGAAGCACATCACCATGGGCAGCGGTAAAGTTATCATCCCGCATGTCTTCCGTATCACCCATGTGCTCAACACGGGCGCAGCCTTCTCCATGTTTGCGGAGTCGGCTTCACCTCTTGCCGTCCGCGTTGGACTGATCATCTTCTCTGTGGTCGCCGCGTTGGCGGTGCTGTTCATGCTGGTGCGTTATGGCAAACACTGGTCGGCGGCATCGGTCGGCTTTGCTCTGGTCCTCGGCGGTGCGATTGGAAATCTTTACGACCGAGCCGTGCTTCACTACGTGATCGATTTTCTTGAGGTGCATATCGGCACCTATCACTGGCCGGACTTCAACGTGGCAGACTCAGCGATCAGTGTCGGCGCAGTCTTGTTGCTGGTCGAGATGATCTGGCCATCCGAGACTGCGGAAAGCGCATCGACGGGCGATGCGAACGGAGATGTTCTTGGCGCGTGA